One genomic window of Deltaproteobacteria bacterium HGW-Deltaproteobacteria-6 includes the following:
- the aroF gene encoding 3-deoxy-7-phosphoheptulonate synthase: protein MLIVMHRNATQKQINAVLTAVEKMGLTASSIPGTERTAIGVLGNKGYVDDVSIRDLAGVKEVIHVSKPYKMVSRDFHPRPTVIKIDGVEIGEGRSPVIIAGPCAVESRDQIIRTAKAVKAAGAQFLRGGAFKPRTGPYTFQGLGEEGLKLLALAKQETGLPIVSEVMSVENVELVAGYIDVLQVGARNMQNFDLLREVGRIRKPVLLKRGLSATIEEFLAAAEYILAEGNSQVILCERGIRTYETATRNTLDLSVIPIIKELSHLPIIVDPSHATGKRSLVPPMAKAALVAGSHGIMIEVHPEPEKALSDGPQSLTIPGFEKLMDEIRQIKAFLGY from the coding sequence ATGTTGATCGTCATGCATCGCAATGCCACCCAAAAGCAAATAAATGCCGTCTTAACGGCGGTTGAAAAGATGGGGCTGACGGCGTCGTCTATTCCCGGAACGGAAAGAACGGCCATTGGCGTCCTGGGCAATAAAGGATATGTGGATGATGTTTCCATCCGCGACCTCGCCGGCGTCAAGGAAGTGATTCATGTCTCCAAACCGTACAAGATGGTGTCCCGGGACTTTCACCCCCGGCCGACGGTAATCAAGATCGACGGCGTGGAAATCGGCGAAGGGAGAAGTCCCGTAATCATCGCCGGCCCATGTGCCGTGGAAAGTAGAGATCAGATTATCCGGACGGCAAAAGCCGTTAAAGCCGCCGGCGCCCAATTTCTCCGCGGCGGCGCATTCAAACCCCGGACCGGCCCCTATACATTTCAGGGCCTGGGCGAGGAAGGACTGAAACTTTTAGCCCTGGCAAAACAGGAGACCGGCCTTCCGATCGTTTCAGAGGTCATGAGCGTGGAAAACGTGGAACTCGTGGCCGGCTATATAGATGTCCTTCAGGTGGGCGCCCGGAATATGCAGAATTTCGATCTCCTCCGGGAAGTTGGCCGAATCCGGAAACCGGTGCTTCTCAAACGCGGCCTCAGCGCTACGATTGAAGAATTTCTGGCGGCTGCCGAGTATATCTTGGCTGAAGGAAATTCCCAGGTCATTCTCTGCGAACGGGGCATCCGAACCTACGAAACGGCCACGCGCAATACCCTGGATCTCTCGGTCATTCCCATTATTAAAGAGCTTTCCCATCTCCCGATCATTGTTGATCCGTCACACGCCACCGGAAAGCGCAGCCTGGTGCCGCCCATGGCAAAAGCAGCCCTGGTGGCAGGATCCCACGGCATTATGATAGAGGTTCACCCCGAACCGGAAAAGGCGCTCTCCGACGGCCCCCAGTCCTTAACGATTCCCGGCTTTGAAAAGCTTATGGATGAGATCAGGCAGATCAAAGCTTTTCTCGGGTACTGA
- a CDS encoding flavin reductase, producing MKDLKYMSIAEEAMNKIRKGAFLTVKATDVQNTMTIGWATFGFIWQKPVIMVAVRDSRYTFGIMEKASDFTVTIPSSDMSKAIAFCGTKSGRDVDKFKMCSLETAEGRKVASPIIKVAGIHFECKIVYKSAMNPANLDQGYDQSLYPQKDYHTLYFGEILACYETE from the coding sequence ATGAAAGACTTAAAGTATATGAGCATTGCTGAAGAGGCCATGAATAAAATCAGGAAAGGAGCGTTCCTGACCGTCAAAGCCACGGATGTACAAAACACCATGACCATCGGCTGGGCTACTTTCGGATTTATCTGGCAAAAACCGGTCATAATGGTGGCGGTGCGCGATTCACGCTACACCTTTGGTATTATGGAAAAGGCTTCAGACTTTACGGTAACGATACCTTCAAGTGATATGAGCAAAGCCATTGCTTTTTGCGGAACGAAATCCGGCCGGGATGTCGATAAGTTCAAGATGTGCAGCCTGGAAACGGCAGAAGGACGGAAGGTCGCGTCACCGATTATCAAAGTTGCCGGAATTCATTTTGAATGCAAAATAGTTTACAAGTCCGCCATGAATCCGGCTAACCTGGATCAAGGTTATGATCAGTCCCTTTATCCGCAAAAAGATTATCACACCCTTTACTTTGGTGAAATACTGGCCTGTTACGAAACAGAATAG
- a CDS encoding tail-specific protease yields the protein MCNIRVKRNSENTFRDQQPYHAVAFITTGRFRFLLKLMLIMVLLLPFTAAANDLACKHLPILMEAFHAKHYAMKSTTTEIRMHAVDQMIKHLDPSKTLLYESDLETLKPLLLDVFLSAEKGNCASLQQVYNLLVVRARENEAIVKDILGPAFRSDKRVELNINVDKRPYLKTRTDKQESLKKIVQFQMENSLLAGIDLETAKKRHIHRYELQTKRVIEQNPSKLISTAAEAFAGALDPHTSYLSPKNLEDLQIQMKLSLEGIGAMLSSETGFTVIEELVPGGGAEKTGLLKPKDKIIAVAQEGEKPVDVIDMDLRDVVSMIRGKKGTRVTLTILRQTQRKERFDVTIMRDKIDVTEQEAKMTYEIRKVNGKQYRFGVIDLPSFYGDEKGGKSSYEDVKRLLTEAKRQQVDGIVLNLSRNGGGLLEEAVRLAGLFIGRGGIVAVKDSRGQVMILANGSTAPVKEYDKRSIVAAPAENPKALYMGPLVVLTSRMSASASEIVAGALKDYDRAVIVGSDHTYGKGSVQALMPLPWDLGAMKVTTGLYFLPGGKSTQKTGVAADIRLPGWFVLEEIGEAALDYPLPAQSIVPFLGTRGKDATQWKPVDKRLIAKLAPRSQGRIAKDAKFAKIIKDNKEAADKKGIIQLDDFSKSMKKEGIGKETETRSEQKQKIREQYAPFVNESVNILFDMVTLGAAKS from the coding sequence ATGTGCAACATAAGAGTGAAAAGAAACTCTGAAAATACATTCCGCGACCAACAACCATACCATGCCGTAGCCTTCATTACGACGGGCAGGTTCCGTTTCCTGCTTAAGCTGATGCTGATCATGGTTCTTCTGCTTCCATTTACTGCGGCGGCAAATGACCTTGCCTGTAAACACCTTCCCATCCTGATGGAAGCATTTCATGCCAAACATTATGCGATGAAAAGCACCACCACCGAAATAAGGATGCACGCTGTCGACCAAATGATCAAGCACCTTGATCCCTCGAAAACACTGCTGTACGAATCGGATTTGGAGACGCTTAAACCGCTTCTGCTGGATGTTTTCCTGAGCGCGGAAAAAGGCAACTGTGCTTCGCTTCAACAAGTATACAACCTGCTTGTTGTGCGGGCACGGGAGAACGAAGCTATCGTCAAAGATATACTGGGACCGGCCTTCCGGTCTGACAAGAGGGTGGAACTGAACATCAATGTGGACAAACGCCCCTATCTGAAGACGAGGACGGACAAGCAGGAGTCCCTGAAAAAGATCGTGCAATTCCAAATGGAGAATTCCCTGCTGGCCGGCATTGATCTGGAAACAGCAAAAAAAAGACACATACACCGCTATGAGTTGCAGACGAAGCGGGTGATCGAACAAAATCCTTCCAAACTCATTTCGACAGCCGCCGAGGCCTTTGCCGGGGCATTGGACCCGCACACAAGCTACCTGTCACCCAAAAACCTCGAGGACCTGCAGATTCAGATGAAGCTTTCCCTGGAGGGAATCGGGGCCATGCTGAGCAGCGAAACCGGCTTCACCGTTATTGAAGAATTGGTTCCCGGCGGCGGCGCCGAAAAAACGGGTCTTTTGAAACCGAAAGACAAAATTATTGCCGTGGCTCAGGAGGGGGAAAAGCCGGTTGACGTCATCGATATGGATCTGCGCGACGTGGTCAGTATGATACGCGGCAAGAAAGGCACAAGGGTCACCCTGACGATTTTACGGCAGACGCAGCGCAAGGAGCGCTTTGATGTTACCATCATGCGCGACAAGATCGACGTGACGGAACAGGAAGCGAAGATGACCTACGAGATCAGGAAAGTTAACGGCAAACAATACCGCTTCGGTGTAATCGATCTTCCTTCATTTTACGGAGACGAGAAGGGCGGCAAATCAAGTTATGAAGACGTCAAAAGACTTCTCACCGAGGCTAAACGTCAGCAGGTGGATGGCATTGTGCTGAACTTGTCGCGCAATGGCGGCGGGTTGCTCGAAGAAGCAGTGCGTCTTGCCGGTCTTTTTATCGGCAGGGGCGGAATCGTTGCCGTCAAGGACAGCCGGGGACAAGTGATGATTCTCGCCAATGGTTCGACGGCGCCGGTGAAGGAATACGATAAGCGCAGTATCGTTGCGGCTCCTGCAGAAAACCCCAAGGCGCTCTACATGGGTCCCCTGGTGGTTCTAACCAGCCGAATGAGCGCGTCAGCCAGCGAGATCGTAGCGGGAGCCCTGAAAGACTATGATCGCGCGGTGATTGTCGGGTCGGATCATACCTATGGCAAGGGTTCCGTGCAGGCTTTAATGCCGCTGCCCTGGGATCTGGGTGCCATGAAGGTCACCACGGGGCTGTACTTCCTGCCGGGCGGTAAATCGACGCAGAAGACCGGTGTGGCGGCGGACATCAGGCTGCCTGGCTGGTTCGTACTTGAAGAAATCGGTGAAGCGGCGCTGGACTATCCGCTGCCGGCTCAGTCGATCGTGCCATTTCTCGGCACACGGGGAAAAGATGCGACGCAATGGAAGCCTGTTGATAAGCGATTGATCGCCAAGCTTGCGCCGAGGTCCCAGGGACGGATTGCGAAAGACGCAAAGTTTGCCAAAATCATTAAAGACAACAAAGAAGCCGCCGACAAGAAGGGCATCATTCAGCTTGACGATTTCAGCAAGTCGATGAAAAAAGAAGGTATCGGAAAAGAGACGGAAACGCGTTCCGAACAAAAGCAGAAAATACGCGAGCAGTATGCGCCTTTCGTGAACGAGAGCGTCAACATCCTGTTCGATATGGTAACGCTGGGGGCGGCAAAGTCCTGA